tatttacccgGCCCCGGAGGAGGCGGGGAAGGGGGAGCGGCCGAGAGTGTAGCGGGCGGGGTGCACGGAGCCGCGGCCGATGGCAGCGGTTTCCAGTCGGCGAGCGGCAGGCGGGCGAtggcgcggggccgggcggctTACGAGTACACGGAGGCGGAGGACAAGAGCATGCGGCTGGGCTTCCTGCTCATCGCCGCCGGGCTGCTCTCGCTGCTGGgcttgggctgctgctggctgcgccctgctctgcaggaacggggcggcggcggcgccgccAACTGCACGGTGCTGGCGGTGCGGCAGCTGGGCGAGCGCTTCGCCTGCACCTTCTCGTGCGGGGCCGCCTGCCGGGGCACCGCCCGCTACCCCTGTCTGCAGGTGCTGGTCCGCACCTCCCGATCCGCAGCGCCCGCGCTGCTGCACGAGGACGAGCGGCAGCTCCGCACCAACCCCAAGGTGAGCgcaggaggggagtaaactcttcagaagggctgacaatagcaggacacggggaaatggttttaagttaaaagagggaggatttaggttggatgttagggggaagttcttcactaggagagtggttaggccctggaacaggctgcccagggaggttgtggatgccccgtccttggaggtgttcaagaccaggttggacggggccctgggcaacctgatctagtaaatgtgtatgtttggtggccctgccaggcagggggttggaactacatgatccttgaggtcccttccaacccgggtcattctgtgattctgtgtgcgGGTGGGGACGGGCTGTGCCGAAATGGGAGTTTCCTCGGGGCCCATAAACTTCTATGGCAGCCCGAAGAAGCGGGAGGAAAAGTTGCATCCTCCGGCCGGCGGGGACGGCGCCGTGCCTTCTGTCAGGGCGGACGCTCCTTTAGCTTTTTTATGTCGAGCAATGGGGAGGTGTGTCCCAGAGGAGCCCGGGATCGGGTTGCGGAGCCCCGTCAGGGTGGGCTCAGCGCCGGCAGCGGGACCGCATCCCTAGGGCTGCCGCAGCGGTGCGGCTCCGTCCGTCGGGCTGCGCGCCCGGCTCCGGGTGCTGCTTTTTGGCCCTCGATGTCTTTGCAGGCACGGAGCGGGAAGTGGGACGGTAAATCTGATGGGGTTTGGATTGAGTGAGGTGAGGCTGCggggctggggagctgctgtggaGCTCTACAAACTTCCCCCTTCTCGAGGTGCTGCTCCCCATGTACACACCATCTGCCCTTCTGGAAGCCTGAGTGGAACTCAGAACCCTGTTTGACCTCTCTGTGTATGGGCTGTACACCCCATATTGTATTGTTGGCTGATGGCTGTACCTGCCCGAGACCGAGCAGGAAGGATGTTGTATTGATATGATTGTGTTCTTTGGTTGTAACTGAGTTTAACTGAGTGgagaagaacacagaaagaaacgTTGCCCAACTATTTTTCCTTACTATGACACACCAAtacaaaatgtgaataaaagTTGTGTAGGTCCTGCTAGGAAAACGCATCCTCTTAAAGGAGATGAAGGATGCGTTCggtgctttggttttgttctccTGGATTCAAACCTGTCTGGCCGAGCGCTTATGGGCTGCTCTTGATTTGTGTCCTCAACTGTCGCCCTCTTTGAGAGTTTTCAGGATTTTGTGGTAGAACAGACTGGGCGCAGCAACAGGCTGGGAAGCCGCTGGGTTTCCTGATTAGGGCCCAGTGTGTATTTATGAGCAAGCACCTGCAGAGCCCTTTAACCCTTCCTGTAGCACACCCATGCATACTGATGGAGTCAGGCACACATCATGCTGATCAGCTTCCAGACAGGAGGGGAAAAGCCGTGAGCAGTTCTGTTTAGGAGGGTCTCGGTGTTCTCCATCCTGTTTGGCAGCTTCTCCCAGGGTGgctcttttgttgctgttaaagCAGCAGTGTGACAGATGCATGTTTCTTGTTGTAGCATAGAACTGTACTGGATGGACCGTTAGCTGCTCCCCACCAGAAACAACCCCCATGCATCAGATGAAGAGTATTCTACTGTCTGTAACGGAGTGGGCTGGTGTGTAAATGCATCTATCTGTCCGTCCTGGtgagctccagctgcaggaaaaggcttctttttctcctgcttcctgGGATGATGGCATTGCTGTATGGCCCAGGATTCATTTGGGCTCTTAAAAGATTATGTAGCTGGGTCAGAGTTAATCCAGAAACGTATATATGAAGCACGGCGCACGATTACATTTGGCTTTGAGAGATTTGTggatttcctctttttatttttttttttcttctttttttggtctcagaggaagaaatctCAGCAGAGCAGTCGCAGCCTTTCTTCAGCTGCGCTGATAGCAATAATCATCTCTGAGATAAGGCTTAAGGGGGATTAATTGCGAAGTCATTTTGTCACTGACATCCTGGCTGTGGAGCGAGATGCCTTCTATGGAGCGTGTGCCAGcatgcacagcagtgcagggctgggctgtgggttTAGCTGGGCAGTATGATGACTTCTCTTTGCAGTCAAGCCCTGTTCTGGAAGAATACGATGCTGGTGGGGCAGGCCCAGAGCCTGGGGGTGTAATTGTCAGTGCTTATGCACCTCTGCTCCTTGCCAGCAGGGTGGTCTGGGTAGCCCTTCCTTACTCTCAGGCCATGAAGACAAGCCATAAATGTGAGGGAATGCTTGCACCACAAGTTTGGAGAAGCTCATCAGGAATCAGAAATTGTATGTTTGAGTGGTGTGTTGTACTTTCCCAACGATAGAGCACCAAGAGCACATCTGTACAAGCAAAGCTAAACCAGGACTAGTTACCATCTAACTTTTGAGACAGAGTGGTGGAACTGGGAGGACGTGATCTCTGCTTCACGCCAGCGCAGCAGTTTGGTGGTGGAGTTGGGATTCCTCCAGGGATGCTCCAATGGTTGTGAGTCATTGGCCCCGCTGGCTGGGGTAGATGAGGGGCCTGATGCTGCAGAGATACCGGTGGGGAAGCACTGTGTAGCAAACACAGCAGACACAAAGCTTACTAAAACCATGGTGTGAAGTCGTGTTAGCTGCTCTCTGACACTTTTACTGAATTGAATCCTGAGTCATCTATCCAAACAGCGGCTTTGACTGAGGAGTGAATATTATTAGCTTAGTACTGATTTTGAGCTGTGTAATTGAGACTGCATTTAAATTGCATAATGATGTTATTGTTGCTGTGATGTAGTGTAGGAGGTGCGCTATGTACTGATAGATCGTATGAAAAGCTCCCCGCATCATTAGGTTTATTCTGAATGTCTAATCTTAAGCGCTGTTCTCCGACTTCTTTGtaacagactgaagaaaaaccATCAAAGTATTACAGGGTGGGACCCTTCCACTGAAAATGGATGTTGCTTCTTAGGCTGCAATTAAGCGCGAGGCATCCTAGCTTGCTTTCAGACACTTGGCATTTAGTTACGTTTTGATGGTAGGATTTCACACTGTGTATTGTGGGGGAGGACTGTGGAATTAACCTTTCAGAAACTGCCTGTTGCCAAAGCTGGAGGTCATCCCAGGTTCACCTACCAGCTCATGGCACTGGAAGGTTCCAGATTATTGTTCCTGTCTATCCCATCTAAGGAGCCAAAATGAACGCCGGGttagtgagaactattgatGGCATCCTGGGGAAGCAAATGAGCTCCAATGTATGTGCAGCAGGTGATAAATCAAGTTTGGAGTTGGACTTaaggtgctgcctgctgctcagggccctTACTGGGTTGAGTAGATCTTTCAGGGGGACCCGTAGGATTCATGTAGGGACCACTCCTTTCTTTGAGGTCGTTGTTTCTCAAGAGGTTCAACCAGTGAGGTTCCAGTGATTTATGACAAGATTCCAtgcatttcctttgtgtttttcccATGAAGATACAGAGAGAAGAGACAGAAGCAAATCTAGTTCATTTTCAGATCAAGATAAAAGGGTGGGAACTACTGTAAAAAGACAAGACTTGAGTGTTGTGAGTGATCCAGGGCTACATCTCTGAAAGCCCAGTCTCAAGTGTGCTGTGGTTGGGGAGACAATGCGCTTGGTCTCCTGGGGCTTTGAAGCAGATATCCAAACCCAGGAGCTTGCGTCTCTATGGCTGACTTCTCTATGGTAGAAGCAGACACtgaactgctctgctgcactgagggTTGGaactttctgtgctgctttttgctcaAGTAAAAGTGGCAGAAAACGTTCTTTGTGCCAAAGAATATCAGCTAGATATCAGATATCATTGTCTGCAACTTGCTGGAATACTTTGATTGTTTCCACATTCATCACCACAGCAAATCAAACCAAACACCCATAGGTGTTACACGGCAGGTTGGTTTGataacagaacaaaacatgattaatctttgattttgtttctgaatgtttctgaatcCTTTTCCAGTACCTGCAGGGTGTAACTATCAAGTCAAGTCAAGTTCAGCTTACTTATTAGTTGCCTTTCTTTGGAGCCTGTATTAATTCTTCTTTGCCCATTTCAGTAGTGTTGGCATTCAGAGGAAGATGCAGAGAAAGCGATGCCTGGTGTTCTCAAGCACAAAAGTAACTCTGTTTTGCTGCATGTGTTGACAGTGTTCCTACATCCCTCCCTGTGCCAGAGATGATCAGGAGAACTCTGAGAATGTCACGTACAAGCAGAAATACTGGAAGGAGAAAGTGGGTTCACAGCCCTTTACTTGCTATTTTAACCAGCACTTGAGGTAAGTAATGTATGTTTGCATAGATGGAAGTGCTTATATGTGTGTTTAGCAACTGTCTCTTGGTTCTTTCTGCACAATGTGTATGTACATTCATGTAGTGATGAAGCTTAATGCAGGGAATTTAGTGTAAGACAGCTCTATTGGTGAAAAGCTACGTGGGAATGGAAAAGCGTTTTTACCACTTGAggtaaaaaatacaaagctctAAGGAGAGTTCCCTTTAAATCATGCAGTATTATGgcaaaaagcatcttttttatttttttcagtgccttGAGAGAACAGCAGTGATGGGGGTGACGGGCCCATGTAGatgaggaaggggaaagaaaatacttaagGTATCCAGGTCAGGCAAGGTTTGTGGGACTTTGCTTCCAGTTCCAAAGGGATCTGGCATGGAGAACTGAAGCAAGCTGGCAGGTACAGAGAGTCCTGACTCCCCTGGGTAGTCTGCTGGACACCTCAGGCCTTCAGGTTCCTCCTACTCTGGCTATGGCTGTTGTCCCCTCCCTGCTGAGACTGTAGTCCTGGTTGGCATGCCCTGGAGAACAGTCTGTTGTCTCCAGCCAGCTTTGTGAAAGTTAGCCATTAGCGACAGTGCAGAGAAATAGGATCTTTTAATCTCACTCAGAATTAAGTGCCTGACTATGTTGGGTGCCCAGAGGTGTTTGTCTATCTCCTGTAATGGAGCTTAGGGCAATATGCCCAGGTGCAGATACCCATGTGGTGTGCTGGGGTGGGTGAGCTGATTCTCATGTCACAtctgcagctggggctgaggcAAAGTTACGAGATGTGCTGCCTAAGCTCTGCTATTTGTTCTGTGCCAATTGTGCAGCACTTGGGAAaggctttttccttatatttgcTGAATCCTGTATTGTTAAATGTTATTGCCAAATGTTATGGCTGCCTTGAAGTGCTGCTATTTCTTTGATTGTACAGCAATTTAtatgcagcagaagaaaggctCGCTGCCAGAGATACTTGAAGTTAGTCTATGCTGAAATGTGTACACCATCTATTTTCTTCTGGAGATAGAAATGAGCTTTGAAAGATAAGTTTTGCTGACTCTAAGGGTGCTTGCTTAGGTGTACTTTTGCAGCTCTGATAATTATGGAGCTTGCCAAGCGAGAAGAATCATacaaacaatggaaaaatatgttcaattcaggagaaaaatctgCAGGTCTTCTGTCAGCAGTTTTTGAACTGTGTGGTGCAGCAAACTGCTCCCTGTCTCTGTAAGACAGAAAGGGTGGAATAAAGTTCTAGAGGAATGAATTGGCATCATCTTCTCTTTATGAAATTTAATTTGGTAATGCTGTCAGAATTGTTACTGTGTGTGGAGCTCACTGTTGGGCAGCTCCTGTCGGTTGGTGGGGCAAGCTCCAATCAGTTTGTTTGAGAAGAAAGACGTGGTTTAGTGGTGGGACTTGGTAGGTCATGTTCATGGTTGGACTCTATGATATTgatagtcttttccaacctagatgcttctgtggttctgtgactgATTTCTTCAAGTTATAGGTGTCATTGATACCAACCACAATGACAAGAAGTGATAAACAGAGATCTCCACCAGCTCAGGGCCCTCAATCTTATGATAGACAGAGGTATATATATCAATTTAAATGGTATTATTGTTCTTCAGCTCTGGTCTCATCCACTACAGCAAAAACACACTGTGATCGCTTTTTTTGCGGTGTAGTTTATACCTCTCAATGTTGTTGTACGGCACTGAAACTTGAAGAGCAAATAGTAGTGACTAGTGAGTAGTGACCACCTGTATGGTGTTGGGCATACCCTGTAGGCTATTTACCTGGGAATAATTCTCTGCAGAAGGCAAGGGTGCTGTAACCATAGGGCTGCTTGTCCATATAGGGCGGAATAGAAATCTTGTTCTGCTTTGGTACACACACAGTTCTTTTAATTAATTCCCTGCAGTTAGAAGATAGTGTTGCTGTTTCCTATCCTTTCTTCCACTGTGTCATTCATGGAGCGGTGCTCAGGCCAGGGGGCCAGGAAGGTgcccctgcctgcagcatgcCAAGGCCTTGCAGCAATAGAAAAAGCACTAACGAGTGCATGCTGTAATGAAGCTGAAGGCATGTGAATCTTTATGGGGAAACAtgctgttttgcctttttacaacaaatacagatttctgCCTTCCTCGTCTAGACAGTGAAAGGGGAAGGTGTTCATTCAGAGTTAAGGCAGAGATGTCTGTAGGTTCTTTTGGTTGTTTAGTTGTGTTGGTGGTGCTGTGCAGTGTCTGCCACTGTAGGAGTGGTACAGTACTTTGCAGTGTGCActgtctgcagagatgctgtgagCAGTTAACAGGGAACAAAAAGCTTCTTACTCTATAGAAAGTATGACTTAAGTTGCTGCTGCAACTAATGTTAATAATATACAACTAAAAGCAGCACTAATCCTGGAACTTCACTAACTGCACACCTCTGTTTTCCAAAAGGGAAACGCTTATAAATGGCTAAGTGGCAAGAGCTGCAGTCCCATCTGCAATGAGGGTTGGAATCCATCACTGCTGTCACATCAGATATTTTCCTGAATCTCTTAAGATTCAGATAGAAGAATATCTTGCACTCCCCAGACacactttgtttctttaattgaaTCTATTCAATTAAATATTGGAGCTATTGTGGGAGAGGTGCTGCAACCACTGCAACTGTGGCTGTTCCTGCCCAAGGCCATGCTTAGTTCCTGGGAGCAGGAGAGGGAGCCCACTGCTGGTCTGACAAAGCTGGGACTAGCAATGTATGTTTTCCTAACTGGAAaaagctctgcttccttcctttgcagATGGTTTTCCATCAGACAGCCTGTCTGACTGGAGCTGGGAAAGCAGCCCAAAAGTGCAAATACTGTGAGACTGACTTAATAACTCTGTTaagctgcagggagggaaagCAGGCAGAGCTAGGGCTGCAGATAACCTACCTGCATGGACCTACACCAGCTCCCAGGCTCATGGGAAGCAGGTGGGCACTGAGCTGTCAGACACTTGGCCTCGATGAATTCCCATGCCTCTGGGGATACCTCCTCCTTGCTGCCCTCCTCTGTCCTTCCCTCTGTTCCCTTTGGGGATGGGTATGTCAACCATGCAGCCATGTTAGCTATCACTGCAGGACTTTGTGGGGCAGGTCCTGGCCAGTCCCCACGGGGCCCCTTGCGATGTTCTTAGGCCTTGGGATGCTTCCCCTGGAGCACAGCCAGGACTCACAGCTGGGAAAGGAGCTGTAATTGCACCTGGAATTCCTCGTGCAGTGTCTGAGGCTGTTTCAGGTAGAAATATGCATATAAGCTGACTTTATTGCTTCTACCCCAGATGCATTCCATTGGTGCGGGGTGGGCTCACACTCCTTCCCTTTGCAGGCCAGACGATGTCATGCTGAAACGCACCCACGACGAGACCGTCCTCTTGCACTGCTTCCTCTGGCCTCTGGTCACCTTCTTAGTGGGCGTCCTCATCGTGGCGCTGACCGCCTGCGCCCGCAGCCTGGCTGCCAGGGCAGAGGCCATCCAGAGGAAGAAGCACTCGTAGCGGGGCTGTGGGAATGGAGGTCGCCATGGAGCCTGGCTCATGTGGGAAGGCTCAGCACACTGTGAAGCTTTGCACCGTGCATccttgctggcagcagagctgctcctgccagAGGGTTAATCTTAGGAGCCCGCCCTGCCCAGCGCCAGCTacctgcttcctctgctgcGGCAGTAAGTGAGTATCTGCTACCAAAAGCTCCACACTGTACCAACACAGTGTGCTCCATCCACCCTCACCAGCAGCTGCCCGGCTCCTAGCGGTGTTGAGAGACAGTTTCTGAATACACTGACGTGGCTCATTTATTCTCCGCAAAGTGATCTTTGCTATTGTTtaatatcaaatatttaaattatttcctttatgaTATAGACTGTATTTCCAAAGTAATAAAGTTtggctggtttgtttttatacctttgttttctctttttttatgaCAAAGATACCACTGTGCTCACTGGGTTATTTGTTACTGAGTAGAAAACCTTCACTTCAAAACTCAAACTTCTATCCAGATGAAATCCATCATCATCGCCTGCTCCGTGCAAGGAAATGTAGAAAcctcacagaaatatttatctgaaaaacaCTTACTTTTCCCCAGATTTATTAATCGGTGACTTCTCACTGGTACAGGGCAAGGCTGTGGATTTCTGCATGGCTGTATTTCCCTGTTTTCCCAGAGGAGGAGGTGCACGGTGACACAGATTGTCCCCAGACTGCCAAGCCAATGGCGGGGAGCTCACAAATCCAGATTAACAAAATCCTCTCTGTCTCTGCTCCAGAAGCTTTTGTGCCTGGATTGCGTGACCAGTTCTTGTGTAGAAGGCAAGAAGCGAATGGAGCTCACGCGTCTCACTCCATCAGGCGTTGTGTCTCCAAGTGTGCTGTGCAGGGGCCTCTGGAAGTAAGTAGTGGTTACAGGGATGACACCGCAGAGTTTAACAATTGCCACAAGTTAAACATTGCAACAGATGCACCTCTGTCATGCCGGGATGTGATACTGAGAAAGAACCACTGACATTcactcttctgctgctgcctgtgctttgtTGGTTCAGACAAGTCCTTCTAATCCCTGTGCTTGTTGGAAGCTGGGGATTACCTTCCAGAGGATTATTCACTGATTCCCCTTTGGCTTTGTGTGTTTCCAGCTTTTGTGGTGTATTCTCTGAAGTGCCTGCTCAGCCACATGTCTGCTCTCCTCAGAGCCATCCACAGAGTCCATTTCTGCATGTGTTCAATATTTATGCGCTCTTGCTTTGAGGAGATAAGTTCTGTCATGCTCTCTGTCTCTCAGCTTTAGCAAGCCTGCTTTCCCTTCCACACGGAGCAATTAAACTGGTTTAATTTGTTGGCACAGCATCTTTCTCTGATCACTTCTTAGGAGCCAGGGTTCTCATAGTGTAGTCTGTCTGTCTGCTAAGTGCTTTGTCCCAGTTGGACCACATGGCTCTGCTGGGCCCTGGTACCAGCACTGCTGACCCTCATGGATTGTCTCTGTAAGTGCTGGTGTGAGAGGTGAGGGGGAAAACTGGCCAATACTTACAAACTTTTGCAGGTAAGGTGCAATCCTTGGGAGGGAGGATCATGAGGACATGTGTAATGCCTGTTGCTTGGAGTCTTACTGGAAGCTGCTCAACATCGCGAATGCAGGAGCTGGCCAGTGATCCAGTGTACATGCTGACTGTAGACAGAATGGCCAGAACTACTTTAAAGACAGGAGTGACCACATGGAAAaggatagtgacaggacaaggggaaatggcttgaTActaagaggggagatttaggttagatgttagatgttaggaggaaactCTTTACTAtggagagtggtgaggccctggcacagagaagctgtgggtgccccatcccagaggcattcaaggccaggctgggtgggatcctgggcagcctgagctggtgggtggcagccagcCTACAgcaagggggttggaaatggatggtGTTTAAGGTTCCCCTCAACCTAGGCTGTTCAATGACTTTATGATTCCATGGATGTAAAATTTTGCTGCAATACACATAATTTACACAGTAAATTGTGCACTACTGTCCCTCTTAAGAGTAGTAGTTGAGGCAATTAAGAAGCtactgcaaagctgctttgagGCCAGGGGGAAGTTTGGAAGGACTCGATATCCACTGGTCACTATGCCCAATTGTCAGGTAGACTTAGATCCCcaacaactattttttttcttcctgaaatatcGTGATATCCTGAAATATCTGGTAAAAATAATCCAACTTCTGGAAGTAAATTGCTGGTTTTCATTGATGGATTTTTGATGTATGCATTTTCAGTCCTTATTGAAGATATCAAGTGCGCTATGAACCTAAAAGCATCCAGATGAATGCATCTCAGGCTGTAAGTGGTTCTGCTTAAAAACAGGTAGCGTTCTACGAACTTTGCTACCTTTTTTACAGTCCAATTGGAGACTAATGGAGGTATAAAGGAAGCAATACAGCACGGGGagtgtttttaaatgatgcatcaagattttatttaagaaattaatttgcaGCAACAAGCTCAGGGAGATCGAATATGGGCTGAGGAGCTGACGGTACACAACACTGCATGGGTTGGCAGGCTGGATGAGTTAGGTTAAATCTGGTTTAgtgaaggtgtccctgcccatagcagggggttggaactggatgatcatataggtcccttccaacccaaaccattctatgattctgtgattcatattTGTATATtcagctctttgaaagggtagataacagaaggacaaggggaaatggttgatggagggaagatttaggtaGGATGTCAGGGCTTTGTGCTTTAccatgagagtggtgaggtgctggcacaggctgctgtggatgccctgtccctggtagtgttcaaggccaggttgattgggccctgggcagcctgatccagtaTTAGATGTGgaggctggcagctctgcctttggcgggggggggttggagattcatgatccttgaggtcccttccaacccaagccattctgtgtgtgattctgtgtgtgattctatgGGTTGGGcgctgctgctttctgcccttctgctgctggggTGCTGCATGTGCCCCAACTTCactctgctgcttccctcccaAGGAGCAGCCTTTCTccaggcacacacacactctcaCACATATTGTGCCATAGAGGTTTACTGAACTCATCGTTATTCTGTATTCACACACACTGAGCTGTGTCCCTCAGTAATTAGCTTTAAAATGATCTACAACCGTTTGTACCAACTCACACCCCTCCTTGTTGAGTTGTTCTCTGTCACTCCTGCCTAACACTCCTTAATCTGCACTTTCAAGGTTGCTTTTATTGATAGCCAAGatgaaaatgcaaaacacaaagcaaaatgccaAGTTGATTAGtatcatatttattttgcaaagacAGATTGCAGATCGCTTTATTTGATATACATTCTGTGCTCCACTACGTAACCTTGAAGACTGCGTTGCCAAGTCAAGCATTGCTATTAGGATTGCTCATTATGTAGCTCAGAAGTGTTCTGATAATTTGGCCCTCTGATTTAAGTAGTACCCATTGCACTCTATGAAATGTGCAGAACAGACCCACACAAGAagtgctgcagccttcctggCAGGGAAGGATTTGCTTCCCCTTTCAGGAGAGTGCATTTCTGGCAAATGTGCTGTATTAAAACTTGCTCTGTCCTTGGGTGAGGAAGAAGAAGGCTGGCAGCACTGTTATTATTAATAGCTCTCTCGAGTAGAGATTTTAATTGGCCTGTAAAAGAGGTGAGCAACTCTTTCACAGGCAGCTGAATCTCTGTGTGCAGGGGTTAGGTGCtgagtgcagggctgtgccatgaAACAGCAGCCAAGATGGACACAAATACGGGGATCCCAGTTTCCAGTTTTGGGTGGCTTAAACTCTTTATGCCTAATTTATCATTCTCTCTGAACATGTCCTCCAGCTTGGTGTGGAAATACGCTCACTGGGAGGCAGTGGTGGGCTCCCACTGCATggtgctgtgccagcagggctgtgtaCAGCTGCTCCTCACCTCATCAAGTTGCGCAGTGCTCATAAACGTGAAGGCAAGGAGGAAAGCAAGAGAATGGGCTTGGAGCAGGGGCCTGTCTGGGATTTGCTGTCACAGCAAAGAGGGGGTCCTCATTTCTTCTGGTTTAAGGCTGTTGCACAAGCAGGCTTTGAAGTTCAGCTGCTTCAAGGCCCAAATACCCCCCAAATCTGCCTGCAGATCTGCTGTGGAAGTTTAAAATGCACCACTGTTTCCTACAGCATCTTGAATGCCATCTGTTTCCAAATCACTTTTCCTCAGCTGCACAGTTTAATTACTGGGAAAAGCACAAGAGAGGGCAGGGTGCAGAGGTGTCCGTAAAGGAAAGCTGTTAGTGAAGGCTCTGCCTCAGTCTCTCCATTCGCTGTGGGGATACCTGAAGTTGCAGTGGGATTTTGGTAGCAAAGGGGACCTGGTCACATGAACAAAACCCTCTGATCCCTCATTTCTATTGAGGAaatttgcagagaaacagaCTCCTTGGATATTTTTGGTGCTCCCCAACCTTCCTAGCACAGATCTGTAGGGCATTCATTAATTCCAGTTGTTTGCCAGTTCAGTTTCACCGGTCTGGACTCCTGTAAATAATTTGGCTCCAGGTGTCTTTTAGATGCAGTGACAAGGTAA
The Coturnix japonica isolate 7356 chromosome 1, Coturnix japonica 2.1, whole genome shotgun sequence DNA segment above includes these coding regions:
- the KCNMB4 gene encoding calcium-activated potassium channel subunit beta-4, which produces MARGRAAYEYTEAEDKSMRLGFLLIAAGLLSLLGLGCCWLRPALQERGGGGAANCTVLAVRQLGERFACTFSCGAACRGTARYPCLQVLVRTSRSAAPALLHEDERQLRTNPKCSYIPPCARDDQENSENVTYKQKYWKEKVGSQPFTCYFNQHLRPDDVMLKRTHDETVLLHCFLWPLVTFLVGVLIVALTACARSLAARAEAIQRKKHS